In Leeia speluncae, the sequence CGACGCCAGATTGCTTATGGCCACCAAAAGGCATGTTCGGGTCGAGTGGGATGTGGCTGTTTACCCAGACGGTACCGGCTTGGATTTCTGGCACCACGTGCATGACAGTCGGCAAATTGTCTGACCAGACACTGGCCGCTAGGCCGTATGGGGTATCGTTTGCAAGGTGAATAGCTTCTTCGGTGGTATCAAAC encodes:
- a CDS encoding aldehyde dehydrogenase family protein: FDTTEEAIHLANDTPYGLAASVWSDNLPTVMHVVPEIQAGTVWVNSHIPLDPNMPFGGHKQSGVGREFGRGAVENFTELKSVCIAY